One Maniola jurtina chromosome 24, ilManJurt1.1, whole genome shotgun sequence DNA window includes the following coding sequences:
- the LOC123877758 gene encoding actin-binding LIM protein 3 isoform X7, which yields MRPKEEVDAKVQTGTFILSEKIDDTKSKKSEKEMKKEMKRLEKEKQEREKREKKAREKEKEKEKQAKRGKVVCGACGGKCSGEVLRVSDKYFHMACFTCRTCSASLAKGGFFCKDGHYYCPQDYQRAFGTRCAACNQYVEGEVVSALGNTYHQKCFTCARCKRAFPSGEKVTYTGSEVVCASCTAAPQRHTAHTTRTRASPPSPASPLTPPTPHSPHSPTTPTDHEREQRQPDPNECAGCGQELSEGQALVALDRQWHTWCFACGECGTVLQGEYMGRAGVPYCERDYQRLYGVRCAYCQRYISGKVLQAGDNHHFHPTCARCSKCGDPFGDGEEMFLQGAAIWHPRCGPAPHAPLDLERASSELQFSLRSRTPSVNGSYCSPYSSLTRKYGYRAVSPGLTLREYRDSRDETCSPHRITTYSYLASEPTTLRRCVQPYDRPPTSPHFHRPPSSASTRASSRAGSKASSRPGMRVLVDSIRSETPRPKSPHMNNEEPIELSHYPSAYKPPPGTKPKIERDDFPAPPYPYTDPERRRRWSDTYKGVPDSDDEGERVNGLNGDVDPKLRREEQELSKIETGIAQVFLKEVKEREKLQQWKKQNLDPRNASRTPSASREAGIRLRYSSPVGASPSRSLDHPRALDVAPLPARHHHVPSYNVVSSLRAAPRPGYGLAARSHTFSSSTAGDFTFSGLGDKTHSTDFSSGKSDISAGSITDVDRSAVTTDGGVVIRGGGVVSAAAGPVGPGSTMGSGVGVRGGGVRRSLPNMATSHLLHEPAKLYPYHLLLITNYRLPPDVDRLNLERHLSDAEFEAILQVGRQEFYRLPQWRRNELKRRARLF from the exons GGAAGGTGGTGTGCGGCGCGTGCGGCGGCAAGTGCAGCGGCGAGGTGCTGCGCGTGTCGGACAAGTACTTCCACATGGCGTGCTTCACGTGCCGCACGTGCTCCGCCTCTCTCGCCAAGGGCGGCTTTTTCTGCAAAGACGGCCACTACTATTGTCCCCAG GACTACCAGCGCGCGTTCGGCACGCGGTGCGCGGCGTGCAACCAGTACGTGGAGGGCGAGGTGGTGTCGGCGCTCGGAAACACGTATCACCAAAAGTGCTTCACCTGCGCGAGATGCAA ACGCGCGTTTCCATCCGGTGAGAAGGTGACGTACACAGGTAGCGAGGTGGTGTGCGCGTCTTGCACCGCCGCACCGCAGCGACACACCGCGCACACCACGCGCACGCGAGCCTCGCCGCCCTCGCCTGCCTCGCCGCTCACACCGCCCACGCCGCACTCGCCACACTCGCCCACGACGCCCACGGACCACGAGCGGGAGCAACGACAACCCGACCCTAATG AATGTGCGGGATGCGGACAAGAACTTTCGGAAGGACAAGCGCTAGTGGCCTTGGATCGCCAGTGGCACACGTGGTGCTTTGCGTGCGGAGAATGCGGCACGGTGCTGCAAGGAGAGTACATGGGGCGCGCGGGCGTGCCTTACTGCGAACGTGACTACCAACGCCTTTATGGCGTACGATGCGCGTACTGTCAGCGATACATTTCGGGGAAGGTCCTGCAG GCCGGGGACAACCATCATTTCCATCCGACGTGCGCTCGCTGTAGCAAGTGTGGAGACCCTTTTGGCGATGGAGAGGAAATGTTCCTTCAGGGCGCTGCTATTTGGCATCCGCGATGTGGGCCTGCGCCCCACGCTCCTCTGGATTTAGAGCGAGCCTCCTCAGAGCTACAG TTCTCGCTGCGCTCGCGCACGCCCAGCGTCAACGGCTCGTACTGCAGCCCCTACAGTAGCTTGACCAGGAAG TACGGCTACCGAGCAGTGTCACCCGGGCTAACACTGCGCGAGTACCGAGACTCGCGGGACGAGACGTGCTCTCCGCATCGCATCACCACGTACTCTTACCTAGCGAGCGAGCCAACCACGCTGCGGCGATGCGTACAACCGTACGACAGGCCGCCCACCTCGCCACACTTCCACAGACCACCAT CGTCTGctagcacgcgcgccagctcTCGCGCCGGCAGCAAGGCGTCGTCGCGGCCCGGCATGCGCGTGCTGGTCGACTCCATCCGCTCCGAGACGCCCCGCCCCAAGTCTCCACATATGAACAACGAG GAACCAATCGAGCTATCTCACTACCCCTCGGCCTACAAGCCGCCGCCCGGCACCAAGCCTAAAATAGAAAGAGACGACTTCCCCGCGCCGCCCTACCCCTACACGGACCCTG AGCGTCGGCGGCGTTGGTCAGACACGTACAAAGGCGTGCCCGACAGCGACGACGAGGGCGAGCGCGTCAACGGGCTCAACGGCGACGTCGACCCTAAGTTGCGACGAGAGGAACAGGAATTGTCCAAAATCGAGACTGGTATCGCGCAG GTATTTTTGAAAGAAGTGAAAGAGCGGGAGAAACTTCAGCAATGGAAGAAACAAAACTTAGACCCTAGAAATGCTAGCAG GACACCAAGCGCGTCTCGCGAGGCGGGTATCCGGCTGCGCTACTCGTCGCCGGTGGGCGCGTCGCCGTCGCGCTCGCTCGACCACCCGCGCGCGCTCGACGTGGCGCCGCTGCCGGCCCGCCATCACCACGTGCCTTCTTACAACG TGGTGTCGTCCCTGCGCGCGGCGCCGCGACCTGGCTACGGGCTCGCAGCGCGCTCGCATACCTTCTCATCCAGTACTGCG GGTGACTTCACATTCAGCGGTCTCGGAGACAAAACGCACAGCACCGACTTTAGCAGCGGCAAATCAGACA TTTCTGCCGGCTCTATCACCGACGTGGATAGAAGTGCTGTG ACGACCGACGGCGGCGTAGTGATCCGCGGCGGAGGGGTCGTATCCGCGGCGGCCGGGCCGGTGGGGCCGGGCTCCACCATGGGCTCGGGGGTCGGCGTCCGCGGCGGAGGCGTCCGGCGCTCGCTGCCCAACATGGCCACGTCCCATCTGCTGCACGAGCCCGCCAAGCTGTACCCCTACCATCTGCTGCTGATCACCAACTACCGCCTGCCGCCTGACGTGGACCGACTCAACTTAGAG CGCCACCTATCGGACGCAGAGTTCGAGGCGATCCTGCAAGTGGGACGCCAGGAGTTCTACCGCCTGCCGCAGTGGCGCCGCAACGAGCTCAAGCGGCGCGCCAGGCTCTTCTAG
- the LOC123877758 gene encoding actin-binding LIM protein 2 isoform X3: MRPKEEVDAKVQTGTFILSEKIDDTKSKKSEKEMKKEMKRLEKEKQEREKREKKAREKEKEKEKQAKRGKVVCGACGGKCSGEVLRVSDKYFHMACFTCRTCSASLAKGGFFCKDGHYYCPQDYQRAFGTRCAACNQYVEGEVVSALGNTYHQKCFTCARCKRAFPSGEKVTYTGSEVVCASCTAAPQRHTAHTTRTRASPPSPASPLTPPTPHSPHSPTTPTDHEREQRQPDPNECAGCGQELSEGQALVALDRQWHTWCFACGECGTVLQGEYMGRAGVPYCERDYQRLYGVRCAYCQRYISGKVLQAGDNHHFHPTCARCSKCGDPFGDGEEMFLQGAAIWHPRCGPAPHAPLDLERASSELQFSLRSRTPSVNGSYCSPYSSLTRKYGYRAVSPGLTLREYRDSRDETCSPHRITTYSYLASEPTTLRRCVQPYDRPPTSPHFHRPPSSASTRASSRAGSKASSRPGMRVLVDSIRSETPRPKSPHMNNEEPIELSHYPSAYKPPPGTKPKIERDDFPAPPYPYTDPERRRRWSDTYKGVPDSDDEGERVNGLNGDVDPKLRREEQELSKIETGIAQVFLKEVKEREKLQQWKKQNLDPRNASRTPSASREAGIRLRYSSPVGASPSRSLDHPRALDVAPLPARHHHVPSYNVFTYHLNDVVSSLRAAPRPGYGLAARSHTFSSSTAGDFTFSGLGDKTHSTDFSSGKSDISAGSITDVDRSAVTTDGGVVIRGGGVVSAAAGPVGPGSTMGSGVGVRGGGVRRSLPNMATSHLLHEPAKLYPYHLLLITNYRLPPDVDRLNLERHLSDAEFEAILQVGRQEFYRLPQWRRNELKRRARLF; the protein is encoded by the exons GGAAGGTGGTGTGCGGCGCGTGCGGCGGCAAGTGCAGCGGCGAGGTGCTGCGCGTGTCGGACAAGTACTTCCACATGGCGTGCTTCACGTGCCGCACGTGCTCCGCCTCTCTCGCCAAGGGCGGCTTTTTCTGCAAAGACGGCCACTACTATTGTCCCCAG GACTACCAGCGCGCGTTCGGCACGCGGTGCGCGGCGTGCAACCAGTACGTGGAGGGCGAGGTGGTGTCGGCGCTCGGAAACACGTATCACCAAAAGTGCTTCACCTGCGCGAGATGCAA ACGCGCGTTTCCATCCGGTGAGAAGGTGACGTACACAGGTAGCGAGGTGGTGTGCGCGTCTTGCACCGCCGCACCGCAGCGACACACCGCGCACACCACGCGCACGCGAGCCTCGCCGCCCTCGCCTGCCTCGCCGCTCACACCGCCCACGCCGCACTCGCCACACTCGCCCACGACGCCCACGGACCACGAGCGGGAGCAACGACAACCCGACCCTAATG AATGTGCGGGATGCGGACAAGAACTTTCGGAAGGACAAGCGCTAGTGGCCTTGGATCGCCAGTGGCACACGTGGTGCTTTGCGTGCGGAGAATGCGGCACGGTGCTGCAAGGAGAGTACATGGGGCGCGCGGGCGTGCCTTACTGCGAACGTGACTACCAACGCCTTTATGGCGTACGATGCGCGTACTGTCAGCGATACATTTCGGGGAAGGTCCTGCAG GCCGGGGACAACCATCATTTCCATCCGACGTGCGCTCGCTGTAGCAAGTGTGGAGACCCTTTTGGCGATGGAGAGGAAATGTTCCTTCAGGGCGCTGCTATTTGGCATCCGCGATGTGGGCCTGCGCCCCACGCTCCTCTGGATTTAGAGCGAGCCTCCTCAGAGCTACAG TTCTCGCTGCGCTCGCGCACGCCCAGCGTCAACGGCTCGTACTGCAGCCCCTACAGTAGCTTGACCAGGAAG TACGGCTACCGAGCAGTGTCACCCGGGCTAACACTGCGCGAGTACCGAGACTCGCGGGACGAGACGTGCTCTCCGCATCGCATCACCACGTACTCTTACCTAGCGAGCGAGCCAACCACGCTGCGGCGATGCGTACAACCGTACGACAGGCCGCCCACCTCGCCACACTTCCACAGACCACCAT CGTCTGctagcacgcgcgccagctcTCGCGCCGGCAGCAAGGCGTCGTCGCGGCCCGGCATGCGCGTGCTGGTCGACTCCATCCGCTCCGAGACGCCCCGCCCCAAGTCTCCACATATGAACAACGAG GAACCAATCGAGCTATCTCACTACCCCTCGGCCTACAAGCCGCCGCCCGGCACCAAGCCTAAAATAGAAAGAGACGACTTCCCCGCGCCGCCCTACCCCTACACGGACCCTG AGCGTCGGCGGCGTTGGTCAGACACGTACAAAGGCGTGCCCGACAGCGACGACGAGGGCGAGCGCGTCAACGGGCTCAACGGCGACGTCGACCCTAAGTTGCGACGAGAGGAACAGGAATTGTCCAAAATCGAGACTGGTATCGCGCAG GTATTTTTGAAAGAAGTGAAAGAGCGGGAGAAACTTCAGCAATGGAAGAAACAAAACTTAGACCCTAGAAATGCTAGCAG GACACCAAGCGCGTCTCGCGAGGCGGGTATCCGGCTGCGCTACTCGTCGCCGGTGGGCGCGTCGCCGTCGCGCTCGCTCGACCACCCGCGCGCGCTCGACGTGGCGCCGCTGCCGGCCCGCCATCACCACGTGCCTTCTTACAACG TATTTACGTACCATTTGAACGATG TGGTGTCGTCCCTGCGCGCGGCGCCGCGACCTGGCTACGGGCTCGCAGCGCGCTCGCATACCTTCTCATCCAGTACTGCG GGTGACTTCACATTCAGCGGTCTCGGAGACAAAACGCACAGCACCGACTTTAGCAGCGGCAAATCAGACA TTTCTGCCGGCTCTATCACCGACGTGGATAGAAGTGCTGTG ACGACCGACGGCGGCGTAGTGATCCGCGGCGGAGGGGTCGTATCCGCGGCGGCCGGGCCGGTGGGGCCGGGCTCCACCATGGGCTCGGGGGTCGGCGTCCGCGGCGGAGGCGTCCGGCGCTCGCTGCCCAACATGGCCACGTCCCATCTGCTGCACGAGCCCGCCAAGCTGTACCCCTACCATCTGCTGCTGATCACCAACTACCGCCTGCCGCCTGACGTGGACCGACTCAACTTAGAG CGCCACCTATCGGACGCAGAGTTCGAGGCGATCCTGCAAGTGGGACGCCAGGAGTTCTACCGCCTGCCGCAGTGGCGCCGCAACGAGCTCAAGCGGCGCGCCAGGCTCTTCTAG